Below is a window of Geomonas oryzisoli DNA.
GGCCGCCCATAGTGGTCCGGTCTATCTGGCTCTTGGCTGAAAGCAGCGCCTGGCTGAGGCCGTCCTCGCGCCAGAGAAAGCCAAGAAGGCCGAACTGCTGCGGGGTAAGGTCGTGTTCCTCGAAGTGTTCCTTGAAGATGAGGCAGGCCCGCTGGTACGCCTTCGCCAGCAGGAATCCGACGGTCCTCTCAATGTCGATGGGGGTTGTCTTCATTTCGTCCATGGCTCTTCCCCGTGTGCATCGGTTACTGTTCAACGTTTCGATTTGCCGTGCAAAAGTGGACCCAAGCAGGGTGCTCATTATGCATATAATCAGTACACTGTCAATAAGGCAAACGGTGCCGCACCTGTCGCATCGAGTCGGCACCGAGGGGGTAGACACAGAGATTCAGGATACTGTTCAATGGGCATGTTGTCTAAGGGGTTATCGTTGTTGCAGGAGGCATAGAACGATGCGTTGAATGGATTAGATAATATTTACTTTTGCGTCTCCGGTGCTATCTTGTAACCGGCCTAGACGGCTGTTACTGCATCTGCCCAGGGGGCGTACATGCGGATACTGATAGCGGAAGATGACCCTACTATTCGTCAAATGATGGTCACCCTGCTGAGGCGGCTGGACCACGATTGCGAAGGTGTCGACAACGGGCGCAAGGCCGTGGAAATGTGGGAGCAGGACGGATTCGATTTCATTTTCATGGATGTTCAGATGCCGATCATGGACGGCCTGAGCGCAACCAGGACCATCAGGGAGAGAGAAGCCGCAAGGGGAGGGCACGTGCCGATCATCGCCCTCACTGCACATGCGATGGAGGAAGACAAGCAGCAGTGCCTCGCTGCGGGCATGGATGACTACCTTTCCAAACCGATTGACCTCGATTTACTGTTTTCCCTGCTGGAAAAGGATTACCCGCCGCGAAGCTGACCTTCTCACTTGCCTGCATCTCCCTTAATATCAAGCCGAAGCCAGTGGTCTTTCCCCAGGGGGGGCACCCGCAGGTCGGTTGCTCTCCGCCTTTCCGTCTCCCCCATCCTGTTCCCCCCAGCAGGAGATGTCCTTTTACAATAGGAGCCTTATGATATCTTAATGTGGTCCGGCGGCCTGGCATTCCTGCCTGCCCCAGGAGGTACCTATGAGTAAGGACGACTGGTTCGTTCAATCTGGCCGCAGCTTGACGAACTACCATCGTTTTCAGGAGCAGATCTTTGCGGAACAGGTGGATCAACTGTATCGGCTTGCTCCATTTGGGATGTTCGCAGCGACCATCAATGCGGTACTGGTATTTTTCGTGCTGAAGGACGTGATGCGGTTGAGTTATCTGACCACCTGGCTGGTGCTCGTGATTCTGGTGACCGCGTTGCGCTTTGTGCTTACCCTCCGCTATCTGAAAGGCAGCCGCGACCCGGCACTGGCTCAACGGTGGGCCAACAGGTTCCTGGTCGGCCTGGTAGTGGTCGGCATATGCTGGGGGGGGATCGGGGTTCTTCCCTATGAGCACGGTGTGCTGGCACACCAGGTGTTCGTCGCTTTCGTGTTGGGCGGCATGGCTGCGGGAGCGTCCACCACCTTCGCCACGGTCAGGCATGCCTATTCAGCTTTCGCCGTTCCGACGCTGGTGCCGCTCGCAGTGCACTTCATCCTGATCAACGATGCCTTTCACCTGGTCATGGCGGTCATGGTACTGGTATTCTGCCTCCTGCTGTGGCGCATTTCCGTGCACAACTACGAGCTCAACAGGACGTCGCTGCTTTTCAAGTACGAGAACCGGGAGGTCATAGAGACGCTGGAGCGGTCCAAGGAACGGGTTGATCACCTGAACGCGCAGCTGATGGCCGAAATCGGGGCGCGGGTCGTAGCCGAGGAGGAACTCCGGGCCCAACAGGAACAGCTCGAACAAGAGGTCGAGGAACGGACCGCGGCTCTGCGGGAGAGCAACGAGCTGTTGCTGAACGAGATCGAGGAGAGAAAGCAGTACGAGGCTGCCCTGCTGGAGACCGGGAAACGCCTGGCGGTGGCCCAGCAGAACGCGGAGGCGGCCAACCGGGCCAAGACCGAGTTCCTGGCCAACATGAGCCACGAGATGCGCACGCCGCTGGCCGGGGCGCTGGGGATGATGAAACTCGTGCTCGATATGGAAATAGGAGCCGAGGAGCGAAACCTGCTCGAGATGGCGAAGCGCTCCGCCGACTCCCTGGTGCGCATCATCTCGGACGTGCTCGACTTCTCACGCCTGGAAGCCGGCAAGATGACCTTCGAGCATAAGCCCTTCGCACTGACTGCGGTTGTGAAGTCGGCGGTGGAAGTCGTTTCCCTGGTGGCCGAGGAAAAGCGGCTGCGTCTTAGCTGGGAGGTGGACCGGATGCTGCCTGAGGTGCTGACCGGTGATGAGGGGAGGGTGCGCCAGGTGCTGGTGAATCTGCTCGGCAATGCGCTGAAATTCACCGAGCAGGGTGAGATAGAGGTGAAGGTGGGCCCGGCTGGCCAAGGAGAGGAGGGGATAATCCTGTTCTCGGTGCGCGATACCGGCATCGGCATCCCCGATGATCAGCTGGAGAGGATCTTCGGCAGGTTCACCCAGGTGGATTCGTCGTTGACCCGGCAACACGGCGGGACCGGGTTGGGGCTTGCCTTGACCCGGCAGATCGTGGAGAAGCTGGGAGGGCGAATCTGGGCTGAGAGCCGCGAAGGTGCAGGGAGCACCTTCTATTTCACCCTTCCTCTTACGGCGGCAGTCGACGGCCCATCGGCCGAGGATGTCGTTCCATCCTGAGCACACCTTCCGCGAGCGGTGTCCCTTGCCGGGTGCTCATCTCGCCTGCTCGTTACCTGCCACGATTGATCAACGTTCCCCGAAACGCATCGCAACCTTTTGCTGCGCGCTCTCCTGGTTTTCCTTGGGTGCCACCTTCTGCTGTTCCGCCTGCTTGAACGGGGGGAGGCGATACAGCCTCTGGTACATCTGCATGCTGCTCACCACCTTCTTGACGTACTCGCGGGTTTCCCGGAACGGGATGCTTTCCACGAACTCGTCCTGGGGAAGATCCCCGTAGGCTTTCTGCCAGCGCTTCACGTTGCCTGAACCCGCGTTGTAGGCGGCTACGGTCAGGGTGAGGTTCCGGTCGTACAGCTCCAACAGGTCCTTCAGGTGGCGCGTGCCCAGCTTGATGTTCAGGTCGGGGCTGGTGAGCCGTTTGGAGCCGCCCTTGGACATCGCCTCGGCGGTCTCGGGCATGATCTGCATCAGGCCGACCGCACCCACCGGCGAAAGGGCGGCCGGGAAGTAGTTGCTCTCGGTGCGCATCACCGCGTACACCAGGCTCTCCGGCACCGCGTGGGCCGCCGCGTTCTTGGCGACGTCGTCGCGGTAAGCCAGGGGATAAGTGACACCGAGGACGGTGCCGTTGTCCTTGTCGCCGCGCCTGGGTTTCTCGTTGGCCATGGTATGGTAGGCGCCGTTATAGTTGCCCATCTCCAGGTACAGTCTCGCGATCCCCGCCGGGTTCTTCCCCTTCTTGGAAAGAGAGAGTTCGCGGGCGGCCTCTTCGAAGAGCCCCAGGGCGATCAGCGCCTTCTCGCGCTCGAAACCGGACGGCAGGGGGAGCGCTTCCGCCATGTTCTTCGGGGGCTGCGGCAGCGAATCTCCCGCCTGGAACTGGTTGCTGATCAGGGCGTAGTACCCCAGGGGGAACTCGGTGCCGAGGGTGGTCAACGCCGCCTGGGCCCCCTTTTCGTCGCCGGTCCTGGCGAGAGTCCGGGCGAGCCAGTAAAGCGCCTTGTCCCGGAGGTCCTCGCGGTCGGCGAGCTTCCTGAACTGGGCGGCGGCCTCCTGGTAGTCACGGGCCTGGTAGCTGCACCAGGCCGCTTCCCACGGCACGTTGCCGTTTTTCTGGCTGGGTGCCATGGCCAGGTACTTCCTGAACAGCGGTACCGCTTCACTCCAGTGCCTTTGGAATCGTTTCAGGTAGGCGGCTTCCAGCATCGCCTCCTGGGCCACGGCGCCCGCTTTGGGGTCCTGGGCCAGCTTAAGGAAGAGCTGGAAGGCTTCGTCCCCCTTACCGGTTTTGTCGAGGGTGCGCGCCAGCCAGAGATCCGCCTCGGCGTTGGCGGGCAACGAGCCGAAGGTGCTTTGCGCCTGCTGATAACGCTTCGAGCGGTACAGGGACTGCCCCTTCTTGAACTTCACCTTGCGGGCGAACTCCTCGTTTTCGCCGCTGAGCGGGATCTCGGCGTAGGCCTCGGCCGCTTTCAGGTGGCGACCGAGGTTGGACAGGGTGCCGGCGCGCTTGTAGAGTTCGGCGCTGGTGTAGGGTTCGGTCTTGACCCCTGCCGCGGCGAGACTCTGCAGCTCCAGCGCTGCCTTGTCGCCGTAAGGCGAGGCGGGGTAGACCAGGTAGATGTTGCGCAGCACGGCCGCGGCTGCCGCGGTGTCGCCCAGCTTCACCTTGCACAGCGCGGAACCGAAGATGGCCGAGATGGAGTCGTTGCCGGAGGGGTAGCGTTCCACGAAGGTGGCGTAGCTTTGCTGTGCTTCCTTGGGGTAACCGGCCGCCGCGAGGGTGTCGGCGTAGAGGATCAGGGCCTGGCGCGCCAGGCGGCTGTCTGCGTGGTCCTTGAGCAGTTTGTACAGGGGAGGGAGTGCCTGATCGTGGCGCTGCAGTTTGGAAAGGGCGAGTCCCTGGTAGTAGAGGGCGTAATCGGCCAGCAGCGGGTATCCATCGGCCGCAGCCGGGAGCTGTGCCGCGGTCTCTTCCCACTGCTCCATCTTGGCCGCGGCCATTCCCGTCATGAAGGAGCGCAGCGCCGGATCGTTGATGGTAAGGGCGGCGTCGTGGGCCCCGCGGAAATCCTTGACTTGCATGCGCTGGGCGGCTGCGCTGAGCGAGGTGTCGGGCTTGTTGAGGTTGACGGCTGAGGCGGGAAGGGTGGCGTACAACACGATCGCTGCTGCTGCAATGGTACGGCAAAACATGGCTACTCCCTGTCGTTACAAAGGCTAACCCGTATTTGTACCGAAGCGCAGCGCAAAAGGCAATGCAAAAGCAATTGACAATTGACAATGGATAATTGGCAATGAAATCGATCCGCCGCCACACGCGCATCTCCTCCCCACGTCGCCGGATTCGTCCCCCTGGAGGGGGAACCGCGCCGAGGCGGCGCACGTTGTCAATTGTCAATTGTCCATTGTCAATTGGTCCGTCTTGACTTTCGGATGCCCCTTCTGCATTATCCAACGATGTTGATTTCACTATGGTTCGCGGAAGGGTTCTGCTATGCGCAAAGGTAAAGACGCGATTTTGAGGCTGCTCGGCAAAGGGGAGCCGGTACCGTACCGGCAGATGCTGAAGGCCCTCAACGTCTCCCGGCACGAGCGGGGGCGCCTGGACGACCTGCTCGATTACCTGGTGGAGACGGGGGAGATCGCCAAGCTTCCCGGGCGGATCTATACGGTGGCTGGGGCGGGTGACACCGTGCGCGGCAAGCTCTCCACCCACCGGGACGGCTACGGTTTCGTCATGCCCGAGGACGGCGGCGAAGACCTCTTCGTTCCAGCGCGCTACCTCGCTGAATATATGAACGGCGACATCGTCGAGGCGCAGGTGGTGTCGACCAGGCGCGACGGCAAGCGGGAAGGGCGCGTGACGGCCCTCGTGCAGCGCGGCGTCACCGAGATCGTCGGTCGCTTCGAGGCGGTCGGCAAGGGGGGGAGGGTGATACCCGACGACCCCAAGCTCGGGCGCGACCTGTTCGTCACCCCGGGGGCCGCCGGCGGCGCCTCCAAAGCCAAGACCGGACAGATCGTGCTGGCGGCGATCACCTCGTACCCGTCCGGCGCCCGGCCGCTCGAGGGACGCATCGTCGAGGTGCTGGGCGAGGCGGACGACCCCGAGGTGGAAGCACTCACCGTGATCAAGAAGTACGAGCTCCCGAACGTCTTCGACGCCAAGGTCATGGCGGAGGCGGAGCAACAGCCTCAGGAGGTGACCGATGAGGCACGCCAGGGGCGCGTCGACCTGCGCGAGAGGTTGACCGTGACCATCGACGGCGAGACCGCCCGCGACTTCGACGACGCGGTTTCCGTGGCGCGCGAGGGTGACAAGATCCGGCTCTGGGTTTCCATCGCCGACGTCTCGCATTACGTCGTGGAAGGCTCCCGCCTGGACACCGAGGCCTACCTGCGCGGCACCTCGGTCTATTTCCCGGATCGCTGCATCCCGATGCTCCCCGAGCAGCTCTCCAACGGCATCTGTTCGCTGAACCCCCAGGTGGAGCGGCTTACCATGACCGCGGAGATGCTTTTCGACGCGGCCGGTGCCCGGGTGGAGCAGAAGTTCTACACCAGCGTGATCAAGAGCGCGGCGCGACTCACCTACACCACCGTGAAGAAGATCCTGGTGGACCAGGATGCCGAGGCGATCGAGGCGAACCGGCACCTGGTCGCGGACCTCAAGGTGATGGAGGATCTGTCCCTCAGGCTGAATGCGGTGCGCAAGGGAAGGGGGAGCATCGATTTCGATCTTCCCGAACCGCAGATCGTTCTCGACCTGCAGGGGGAGACCACGGCCATCGTGCGCGCCGAGAGGAACCTCGCCCACCGCATCATCGAGGAGTTCATGCTGGCGGCGAACGAGGCGGTGGCCCATTTCCTGGAGACGACCCCCGTGCCGTCGCTGTACCGCATCCACGAGAACCCCGATCCGGTCAAGCTGCAGGACCTCTCCGAATTCGTCTTCGGTTTCGGCTACATCCTCAAGGTGATGGACGAGAAGGTGAGCCCAGTAGCCCTGCAGAAGCTCCTCGCCGAAGTGGCGGGGAAGCCCGAGGAGCGGCTCATCAACGAGGTGCTTCTGCGCTGCATGAAACAGGCCCGCTACAGCGCGGAAAACCTGGGCCACTTCGGCCTGGCCGCCTCGTCCTACACCCACTTCACCTCTCCGATACGGCGCTACCCGGACCTCGTGGTGCACCGTATCCTGAAGCGGGTGCTCTCCGGGAAGATGAAGGGGGTGGACAAGGACCGTCTGGAGGCGCGGCTCCCGGAGACGGCGCTGCACACCAGCAAGCGCGAACGCGTCGCCATGGAGGCCGAGCGCGAGATGGTCGACCTGAAGAAGATGCAGTTCATGCGGGACAAGATCGGGGAGGAGTACGACGGCTACATCACCGGCGTCGCCCCCTTCGGCCTGTTCGTCGAGCTCATCGATCTCTTCGTCGAGGGGATGGTTCCGGTCGCGACACTCCCCCAGGACTACTACGTGCACCTTGAGAAGAGCCACGCCCTGGTGGGGGAGCGAAGCCGCGCCATGTACCGCATCGCCGACAAGATCAGGGTGAAGGTGGCGGCGGTGAGCGAGCCGCGCAAGCAGGTGGAGTTCGCCCTGGTGGGCACCCTGGAAAAGCGGCCCATCGAGCCGATCGCGGACGTGCGCAACGCCTACCAGCGCATCCCCATCAAGGGGAAACGTCCCAAGCCCAGACGCCGCTGAAAGCTGTTGCGCTGGCTTTCTTCGCTGTGGTATAGAATTAGTTTGGGCTCTACGCGCCATTAATTAGGAGAAACAAGTTTTATGGTTCAAGAAAAGGTACTGCCGTTCATGGAGCACCTGGTAGAACTCCGGAAGCGGCTTATCGTTTGCGTGTTCGCCATCATCATAGGCATGGGGGTCGCCTGGAACTTTTCCACGGACCTCTTGAAGTTCGTGGAGCAGCCGCTCACCGGCAAGACCTACCTGTCCGATATCAAGAAATCCCTCTACGAAAAGGTGAAGCAGAGCTACCCGGAGGCGTACCAGCGCATGAAGCTGGGCGAGGAGCACGCCGTCGTGGAAAAGCAGCGCATGCTGAACTACAGCGCGCCGCTGGAGCCGTTCTTCGTGCAGTGCAAGATCTCCATGCTGGCCGGCCTGGTCATCGTGCTCCCGGTCCTTTTCCACCAGTTCTGGCTCTTCGTGGCGCCGGGGCTGACGCGCAAGGAGCGGCGGCTGGTGGTTCCCTTCGTCACCACGGCCTCGCTCGCCTTCTGCGCGGGGGCGATGTTCTTCCTGATCATCATCTGGCCGGTGATCATCAACTTCTCGCTCTCCTACGAGGCGAGTGGGTTGCAAAGCTGGTACAACATCTCGGCCTACATCAACTTCTGCCTGCGCCTGATCCTGATGTTCGGGCTCATCTTCGAACTCCCGATCCTTGCGCTGCTTTTGGCCCGCTTCGGCATCGTCAACTACCGCATGCTCGCCACGCGCAGAAAGTACGCGCTCCTGGCAAGCTCCATCGTCGCCGCCTTCCACGCTGACCTGGTGACCATGTTCGTCATCATGATCCCGCTCTATCTCATGTACGAGATCAGCATCTGGGTCGCGCTCGTCTTCGGGAAGAAGAAAGCACCCAAGGCGGATGTCGAGCCGGTCGAGGCCTGAGGGACAGTTCCGTTCATGGTCATTTTCAGAAGCGTCTCGGAAATCAAGGGGAAACTGCGCCGCCCGGTGGTCACCATCGGCAACTTCGACGGCGTGCATCTCGGGCACCGCGAGATCTTCCGCAGGGTGAGGGAAATCGCCCGCGAGATCGACGGCGTTTCCGTGGTGATCACCTTCGTGCCGCATCCTCTCAAGGTGGTGGCGGCACACAGGGAGGTGCGGCTGATCACCACCAGTCAGGAGAAGGACGCACTCATCGAGGGCTCCGGCATCGACTACCTGCTGGAGATCCCGTTCGATCAGGCCTTCGCCTCGATACCCGCGGCTGAATTCGTGCAGCGGGTACTGGTCGACGCGATCGGCCTCGAGCGGCTGGTGATCGGTTACGACTACGCCTTCGGTCGGGGCAGGGAAGGGGACGTGGGGCTTTTGAGGGAGCTGGGTACCCGCTTCGGCTACAGCGTCGAGGAGCTGCAGCCCATTTCCGACGGCGCCACGGTCTACAGCTCCACCGCGGTCCGCAGGCTGGTGAGCGCCGGCGACGTTTCCGCCGCCTCGCTGCTGCTGGGACGGCATTTCTCGGTCACCGGGAAGGTGGTGCACGGCCATGAACGCGGACGCGGCCTCGGCTTTCCCACCGCCAACATCGAGACGGAAAAGGACCTGATCCCGTCGGTCGGCGTTTACGCGGTCAAGGTCTGCCTCGGGGAACGGCTCCTGGACGGCGCCTGCAACATCGGCCCGAACCCGACCTTTGGCAACGACCGCCTTTCCATCGAGGTGTTCCTGCTCGATTTCGACGGGGACCTGTATGGCAGAGAAATCACCCTTTTCTTCATCGAACGGCTGCGCGGCGAGAAGCGCTTTGCCGGCCTCGATGAACTCAAAGCGGCCATCGCATCCGATGTGGAGCGCTGCCGCGAGATCCTCCGGCTGGCACGGCCGGTTGCGTCGGAAAGCGGCGGCGACTGGGATTGCATGGCGCCGGCAAAGCGTTGACGGGGAAACGTTAAAGGGGACAGGCACCTGACGGAGCCAGTC
It encodes the following:
- a CDS encoding MarR family winged helix-turn-helix transcriptional regulator, whose protein sequence is MDEMKTTPIDIERTVGFLLAKAYQRACLIFKEHFEEHDLTPQQFGLLGFLWREDGLSQALLSAKSQIDRTTMGGLIDRLQKEGLVVRKTDPVDRRAYRICLTEKGKALEPVLAPIALRAQEMFIAKLDPQEVETLKSLLEKIRN
- a CDS encoding response regulator encodes the protein MRILIAEDDPTIRQMMVTLLRRLDHDCEGVDNGRKAVEMWEQDGFDFIFMDVQMPIMDGLSATRTIREREAARGGHVPIIALTAHAMEEDKQQCLAAGMDDYLSKPIDLDLLFSLLEKDYPPRS
- a CDS encoding ATP-binding protein, with amino-acid sequence MSKDDWFVQSGRSLTNYHRFQEQIFAEQVDQLYRLAPFGMFAATINAVLVFFVLKDVMRLSYLTTWLVLVILVTALRFVLTLRYLKGSRDPALAQRWANRFLVGLVVVGICWGGIGVLPYEHGVLAHQVFVAFVLGGMAAGASTTFATVRHAYSAFAVPTLVPLAVHFILINDAFHLVMAVMVLVFCLLLWRISVHNYELNRTSLLFKYENREVIETLERSKERVDHLNAQLMAEIGARVVAEEELRAQQEQLEQEVEERTAALRESNELLLNEIEERKQYEAALLETGKRLAVAQQNAEAANRAKTEFLANMSHEMRTPLAGALGMMKLVLDMEIGAEERNLLEMAKRSADSLVRIISDVLDFSRLEAGKMTFEHKPFALTAVVKSAVEVVSLVAEEKRLRLSWEVDRMLPEVLTGDEGRVRQVLVNLLGNALKFTEQGEIEVKVGPAGQGEEGIILFSVRDTGIGIPDDQLERIFGRFTQVDSSLTRQHGGTGLGLALTRQIVEKLGGRIWAESREGAGSTFYFTLPLTAAVDGPSAEDVVPS
- a CDS encoding transglycosylase SLT domain-containing protein, encoding MFCRTIAAAAIVLYATLPASAVNLNKPDTSLSAAAQRMQVKDFRGAHDAALTINDPALRSFMTGMAAAKMEQWEETAAQLPAAADGYPLLADYALYYQGLALSKLQRHDQALPPLYKLLKDHADSRLARQALILYADTLAAAGYPKEAQQSYATFVERYPSGNDSISAIFGSALCKVKLGDTAAAAAVLRNIYLVYPASPYGDKAALELQSLAAAGVKTEPYTSAELYKRAGTLSNLGRHLKAAEAYAEIPLSGENEEFARKVKFKKGQSLYRSKRYQQAQSTFGSLPANAEADLWLARTLDKTGKGDEAFQLFLKLAQDPKAGAVAQEAMLEAAYLKRFQRHWSEAVPLFRKYLAMAPSQKNGNVPWEAAWCSYQARDYQEAAAQFRKLADREDLRDKALYWLARTLARTGDEKGAQAALTTLGTEFPLGYYALISNQFQAGDSLPQPPKNMAEALPLPSGFEREKALIALGLFEEAARELSLSKKGKNPAGIARLYLEMGNYNGAYHTMANEKPRRGDKDNGTVLGVTYPLAYRDDVAKNAAAHAVPESLVYAVMRTESNYFPAALSPVGAVGLMQIMPETAEAMSKGGSKRLTSPDLNIKLGTRHLKDLLELYDRNLTLTVAAYNAGSGNVKRWQKAYGDLPQDEFVESIPFRETREYVKKVVSSMQMYQRLYRLPPFKQAEQQKVAPKENQESAQQKVAMRFGER
- the rnr gene encoding ribonuclease R, with the translated sequence MRKGKDAILRLLGKGEPVPYRQMLKALNVSRHERGRLDDLLDYLVETGEIAKLPGRIYTVAGAGDTVRGKLSTHRDGYGFVMPEDGGEDLFVPARYLAEYMNGDIVEAQVVSTRRDGKREGRVTALVQRGVTEIVGRFEAVGKGGRVIPDDPKLGRDLFVTPGAAGGASKAKTGQIVLAAITSYPSGARPLEGRIVEVLGEADDPEVEALTVIKKYELPNVFDAKVMAEAEQQPQEVTDEARQGRVDLRERLTVTIDGETARDFDDAVSVAREGDKIRLWVSIADVSHYVVEGSRLDTEAYLRGTSVYFPDRCIPMLPEQLSNGICSLNPQVERLTMTAEMLFDAAGARVEQKFYTSVIKSAARLTYTTVKKILVDQDAEAIEANRHLVADLKVMEDLSLRLNAVRKGRGSIDFDLPEPQIVLDLQGETTAIVRAERNLAHRIIEEFMLAANEAVAHFLETTPVPSLYRIHENPDPVKLQDLSEFVFGFGYILKVMDEKVSPVALQKLLAEVAGKPEERLINEVLLRCMKQARYSAENLGHFGLAASSYTHFTSPIRRYPDLVVHRILKRVLSGKMKGVDKDRLEARLPETALHTSKRERVAMEAEREMVDLKKMQFMRDKIGEEYDGYITGVAPFGLFVELIDLFVEGMVPVATLPQDYYVHLEKSHALVGERSRAMYRIADKIRVKVAAVSEPRKQVEFALVGTLEKRPIEPIADVRNAYQRIPIKGKRPKPRRR
- the tatC gene encoding twin-arginine translocase subunit TatC; the encoded protein is MVQEKVLPFMEHLVELRKRLIVCVFAIIIGMGVAWNFSTDLLKFVEQPLTGKTYLSDIKKSLYEKVKQSYPEAYQRMKLGEEHAVVEKQRMLNYSAPLEPFFVQCKISMLAGLVIVLPVLFHQFWLFVAPGLTRKERRLVVPFVTTASLAFCAGAMFFLIIIWPVIINFSLSYEASGLQSWYNISAYINFCLRLILMFGLIFELPILALLLARFGIVNYRMLATRRKYALLASSIVAAFHADLVTMFVIMIPLYLMYEISIWVALVFGKKKAPKADVEPVEA
- a CDS encoding bifunctional riboflavin kinase/FAD synthetase encodes the protein MVIFRSVSEIKGKLRRPVVTIGNFDGVHLGHREIFRRVREIAREIDGVSVVITFVPHPLKVVAAHREVRLITTSQEKDALIEGSGIDYLLEIPFDQAFASIPAAEFVQRVLVDAIGLERLVIGYDYAFGRGREGDVGLLRELGTRFGYSVEELQPISDGATVYSSTAVRRLVSAGDVSAASLLLGRHFSVTGKVVHGHERGRGLGFPTANIETEKDLIPSVGVYAVKVCLGERLLDGACNIGPNPTFGNDRLSIEVFLLDFDGDLYGREITLFFIERLRGEKRFAGLDELKAAIASDVERCREILRLARPVASESGGDWDCMAPAKR